The DNA region AGATGACCAAATAGTTCTAGAAAATGAGGATATGAAAATAACGCTTGTTAAAAAATAGAAGAAATAAAATCTGCAACCTAAAAAAAGAATCCTTTGCAACTCAAAAAAAACCAAATATTAATGAGAAATTTGTATTCTGAAAAATGAAGAGCAAAATGACACAAATTAGCATTTTAGGTTGTGGATGGTTAGGACTTCCTTTGGCGAAAGCCTTATTAGAAAAAGGCTATTCAGTAAAAGGTTCCACTACTACTATCGATAAAAAAGAATTACTAGAAAATGCTGGTATAACGCATTATCCCATTGCGTTGGAAGTCGAAAATTTCTCACCTCCAGTTGATGCCTTTTTGGACAGAAGTCAAACATTGATCATTGCTATTCCTCCCAAATTAAGAGGAAAAAACAAAGATTATTCGGATGCTCCAAACACTTCCTTTGTTCAAAAAATTAAAAATCTAGTGCCATTTATCGAAAAAACTTCGGTAGCAAATGTACTCTTCATCAGTTCGACAGCAGTGTATGGCGAAGGCAATGAAACAATTGACGAAAACGCCGTTCCCAATCCTGTAACGGAAAGCGGAAAACAATTATTGGAAATTGAACAACTATTACTTTCTAATACCCATTTTAAAACTACTATTTTGCGTTTTGGAGGTTTAATAGGTCCCGATAGAAATCCCGCTCGATTCCTAGCAGGAAAAGAAAATGTTCCTAATCCCGATGCGCCTGTCAATTTGATTCATTTGGAAGATTGTATTGGCATTATCCATAAAATTATAACTACTGATTGCTGGAATACAACGTTGAACGCGGCATCTCCTTTTCACCCAAGCCGAAAAGTCTATTACACACAAAAAGCCCTAGACGAAAACTTAGTACCGCCCTCTTTTAATGAGGACGCCCCATCGGTAGGGAAAACAATTTCATCAGAACATCTCATAAGAGTTTTAAATTACACCTTCAAAAAACCTCAATTATAGTGATTACTAAAGTTAAAAATGCTGTTTCAACTCGTGTAAACGCTATAGAACTTCCTATGTTAGCCCTTATTTGGGTAGGATTCTTTTGGGGAACTACTTGGATTGCATCCAAGGAAGGAGTGCGTTACATACCCGGAATTCAAATGGCTGCCATCCGACAATTTATAGCCGGTTTGTTGTACATACTCTATTTAATTTTTACGAAATCTCCTTGGCCAAAAGGAAAACAATGGAAAACCATCGTAATTCTAGCCATTCTTAATTTTACGATGAGTAACGGATTGAGTACCGCAGGCGTTAAATACATCAGTAGTGGTTTAGGAGCCATAATTGCCGCTATCTTTCCCATTTGGATTGTAATTATATCGTATTTTAGAGGAGAAAAAATTGCTAAACTAGCCGTAACAGGTGTATTCGTTTGTTTTGGTGGTGTTTGTGTTATTTTTTACGAATACCTAGCCGATTTCCTAAGACCTGATTTTCAATTGGGAATTTTTCTTTCGGTAGTAGCTACCATAACCTGGGCTTTTGGTACATTGTACACTAAGAAAAAAGCCGCCTCTTATAATCCCTATTTCAGTATTGGGTTTCAAATGTTTATTTCGAGTATTCTACTATTTGCTTATAACGGTGCTACAGGAATTTCAGTCAATTTAAACGAAATCCCTTTAAACACTTGGCTGGCAATAGCCTATCTAGTTATTGTAGGTTCACTAATCACTTTTACGGTTTTCATTTATTCTTTGCAACATCTTCCACCAGAGATGAGCAGTCTTTATGCCTACATGAATCCTGTGGTTGCGGTACTTTTAGGTTCGATAATTTTTGGCGAAACATTGAGTATTTCGATAGCTATTGGAGGAATTGTAACCTTATTTGGTTTGTATTTAGTGAACAAATCTTTACGTAAAAGCAAAAAGAAGACCAACATTTTAATCAAATAAAGCTTCCTGATTTCCAACACAGTTTTTGTACTTTTGCAAAAAAAATTTCATGAAATCTGCATTATACAAATACCGAATATTCATTGGTATCTTTATTGTTTTTTCGGCTATTACACTTACTCTTTTTTACAATGCTTTAAAACCGCAAAAAACACTTCCTATCTACAATCCAGCCGATGTCAATCCGGAATTAGTAGATAGCACCATACAGTATGTGAGCAAATACCATACAATAGCTGATTTTTCATTTACCAATCAAAACGGAAAAACCATCACCCAAAAAGATTATGAAGGTAAAATTTATGTTGCCGATTTTTTCTTTACAACCTGTGGTACCATTTGCCCAAAAATGACTTCCAATCTGGAAGAAGTTCAAAAAGCCATTATTAATAATCCGAAAGTAATGCTGCTTTCGCATACCGTTTTCCCAGAAGTAGACACAGTAGAAGCTTTGAAAGCCTATGCTATAAAACATGGTGTTGTTGATAGTAAATGGAACTTGGTTACCGGCGATAAAAAAGAAATTTATGCCATGGCAAGAAAATCCTATCTGGCGGTAAAATTGGGCAAACCAAGCGAATTGTACGATATGGTTCACACCGAAAACTTTGTGCTTGTAGATGCTAAAAGAAGAGTTCGTGGTTTTTATGACGGTACTACAAAAGAAGACATTCAAAAACTTATTGAAGATATTAATTTTCTAAGTAACGAAAAGCAGTCCGAATAATCGTATTGCCATCAAAAAAACAGCATTTTATAGCGATAATTTGAATCCAATTAAATCACAAAACTGACAATTATCATTCGAGTTAGCAATATAATATGTATTTTTGCAGTCTTAATTCAATCTAAATAAGCCTTGCGTACCACTATACATTCCTTAAAGAAAAGTCAAAAAGCCATTATCAAAGATTTTGATATTGACATTATCCCTTTAAAGTTACTTGAAATGGGTTGCTTACCGGGAAATACTGTCGAATTACTTCAGATTGCCCCTTTTGGTGATCCTTTGTATTTAGATGTCAACGGTTCACACGTGGCCATTAGAGTGGAAACAGCCAAAGAAATTGAAGTTGAACTTATCAATACTACGCTTTAATGATGCATCAAAATATTAACGTAGCATTAATTGGTAACCCTAACGTAGGTAAAACTTCGGTTTTTAACCAATTGACGGGTTTGAATCAACAAGTAGGAAACTACCCTGGAATTACTGTTGAAAAAAATTGGTTTTTGCAAATTAAACCATAACATCAAAGCTAACATTCTGGATTTACCAGGAACCTACAGCCTCAACGCCAGTTCAATTGACGAGAATGTTGTAATTGAAATGCTACTAAACAAAAACGATAAGTTATATCCTGATGTCGCCCTTGTAGTTACGGATGTGGAAAATTTGAAAAGAAACTTATTGCTTTTTACTCAAATAAAAGATCTTGAAATTCCAACCATTTTAGTGATTAACATGGCTGACCGTATGGAAAGCAAAGGGATTTCGCTAAACATTCCTTTCTTAGAAGAACAATTAAAAACTAAAATCGCCTTAATTAGTTCGCGTAAAGGACAAGGAATTGAAGAATTAAAAGAATTAATTGTTAGCTACAAATCAATTACAACGGAGCCTTGTTTAAATGCATCGGTAATTGACAAAGAATATTTTGCCAACTTACAAAAAGCCTTTCCGGATCAATTGTTATACAAACTTTGGTTAGTAATTACCCAAGATGTAAACTTTTTGAATTTAGAGCGAAAAGAAATCAAAAGTTCGTTTACTAAATCACATACCGAACTAAAGCGTTTACAACAAAAAGAGACCATAAAACGCTACCAATTTATCAATGAAGTCCTTAAAGAAGGATTAACGGTAGATAAAAGCATTGCTAAAGATTTCCGTTCCAAATTAGACCGCGTTTTAACCCATAAAATTTGGGGATACGTCATCTTTTTTGCTATTCTTTTCATTATTTTCCAATCGATTTTCAACTGGTCTTCGGTTCCTATGGATTTCATTGACAGCGCATTTGCTAGTTTAAGTACAATGGCTGCCGAAGAACTTCCTGCTGGTATTTTAACCGATTTAATTTCACAAGGAATTATACCTGGTATCGGTGGAATCCTGATTTTTATTCCGCAAATTGCCTTCTTATTCCTTTTTATATCCATCCTGGAAGAAAGTGGCTATATGAGTCGTGTGGTTTTTATTATGGATAAAATTATGCGCCGTTTTGGATTATCCGGTAAAAGTGTCGTGCCTTTAATTTCTGGGACAGCCTGTGCTATTCCAGCGATTATGGCAACCCGAAATATCGAAAACTGGAAAGAACGTTTAATCACGATTCTGGTAACCCCGTTTACCACCTGTTCGGCCCGATTACCCGTTTATGCTATTATTATAGCCTTAGTAATCCCAGACAATCGTGTTTTTGGTTTTTTAAACCTTCAAGGGCTTACACTAATGTTGTTGTATCTTTTAGGTTTTGGAATGGCAATATTATCGGCTTATATCCTTAACAAAGTAATGAAAGTAAGCGGTAAAACATTTTTTGTGGTCGAAATGCCTAATTACAAATTGCCTTTGTTTAAAAACGTAGCCATTAACGTAATCGAAAAAACCAAAGCATTTATCTCTGGTGCTGGAAAAATCATTTTAGCTATTTCTATTATTCTATGGTTTTTAGCTTCTTACGGTCCTGGAGAAAAATTTAAAGATGCCGAAAAAATTATCAGTTCACAAACCGTAAACAAAACGATTTCTGAAACCGAATTAAACAATAAAATTGCTGCTTACAAACTGGAGAACTCCTACATTGGCATTATGGGTAAAAGTATTGAACCCGTAATTGCACCTTTAGGCTACGACTGGAAAATAGGAATTGCTATCATCAGTTCGTTTGCCGCCCGAGAAGTATTTGTGGGAACCTTAGCCACTATTTACAGTGTTGGCGGAACGGAGAATGAAACCACCATAAAAAACAAAATGCAATCTGAAGTACATCCAGTTACGGGAGCAAAAATCTTTAATTTCGCCTCTGGAATTTCATTATTGTTATTCTATGCCTTTGCGATGCAATGTGCAAGTACGCTTGCCATTACAAAAAAGGAAACCAACAATTGGAAATGGCCTTTAGGACAGCTTATTTTTATGAGTAGTTTTGCGTATCTTACTGCTTTGATTGCTTATCAACTATTAAAATAAAATCGATGTTTCAGGAAATCATTGCCTTTTTAATCCTTGGAATTGCTGTAGTATATCTTTTTAAAAAGTTCTTTTTAAAGAAAAAGAAAAAAGATAAAAACTGTGGTGGAGGCAGTGATTGTGGATGTAATTAAATTATTCTTTTCGAAGATAATGAATTAAAATTACCGCAAATTTGCGGTAATTTTTTTCTGCTATTTCTAACTCAGCTTCACAAATAAATTACTCGCTATCTTGTTAGAAATATTAAGGTGATTCGCATCTACTTTTATTCGAAGAGACAAATCAAAACTTTCTTTACCTATAATTTCAATCGAAGAACCTAAAGCAATTCCTTGCTTATCCAAGTACTTTAAAAAATCTGAAGAAGTATCTTTTACGCCTACGCAAATGCCTTTCTGTCCCTCTGCTAAATCCGAGAGCAATTGCTTGTCGATTTTAGGAAGTTGGCCTTGTGCGTTTGGAATAGGATCACCGTGCGGATCTTCGGTAGGATTCCCCAGAAAATCATCTAAACTATTAATTAATTTCTCTGATTTAATATGTTCCAATTGTTCGGCAATATCATGAACCTCATCCCAGGAAAAACCTAATTTTTCAACCAAAAAAACTTCCCAAAGACGGTGTTTTCTAACAATCATTTTGGCTTCTAATTTACCATCATTGGTAAGCGTGACACCTTGGTATTTTTTATAGTTTACCAAATCCTTTTCGGCTAATTTCTTAAGCATATCGGTTACCGAAGACGCTTTGGTCTCCATCACTTCGGCAATAGCATTTGTACTTACACCCGAAGTGGAAACAACAGTTAAGTGATAAATTGCTTTAAGGTAATTCTCTTCTGAAAAAGTCATTTGATTTATGATTGCAGATTAACTATTTTTGATTTCAGATTTACACACTACAATGTGAACTTTGTGTTTAAACTTATTTAACAATCAACAAAGGTATCGAAATTTTATGTCTTAGTTTATCCACTGTAGTCCCAAAGATCAAATCCTTAAAACCTGTATGACCATGAGTTCCCATAACTAAAACATCAAAACGACCTGCATTTACTAATTGAGGAATTACTTTGTTTGGTTTACCAAAACCCAATTGTACAGCGACATTAAATCCGTTTTCGGCAAGCATTTGCTGATATTCTTTAAGCAGTTTTTCATCAACAATGGTTTCGTGGTCGTCAATGTGTTCACCATAAACCATTGCCCCTACTGTTTCAACCACATGAATCAATGTATAATTAGCCTCTTTTCCACCCAATTCAATAGCGCTATTCAAAGCAATTTCGTCTGCTGATGAAAAATCGACCGAAATCGCTATATTCTTTTTCGTATAGGATTCCGATTTAGAAAAATGCAATTTTAAATTATGAGGAGAATGATTTTGTATCGCCATTCTAGTTTTGGCAATAAAAGGTTTGAAAACAATATAAAGCAACAAAATCAAGAAACTAAAAGCCAATGGAACAACCGTTAACCAAAGAACAATTGGGTTTGCAGAAGCTTCTAACCAACCGTTTATTTCATCAAAAACTAATTTTGCGTTGAGCGAAACGATTATCGTGGCAATAATCCATGAAGCAATTTGAGTCGTTTTGCCAATATGGAAACCTTTCATTTTGGTATTATCACTCACAAAATGAATCAACGGAATAATCGCAAACCCCAATTGCAAACTCAACACCACCTGACTAAAAATTAATAATTTCCCCGTGACACTTTCACCAAAAATGGTAATTACAATCACTGCAGGAACAATCGCAATTAAACGCGTTAAAATACGTCTCACCCAAGGTTGAATTCTTAAATTCAAATAACCCTCCATTACAATTTGTCCCGCCAAAGTACCAGTAACTGTCGAACTTTGTCCTGCAGCTATCAAAGCTACGGCAAACAAAATAGGCGCCCATTTTGTTCCTAACAAAGGCTGCAAAAACTTGTGCGCATCTTGAATTTCGGCGACTTCGTGCATGCCACTTTTATAAAAAGTAGCGGCTGCCAGAATTAAAATCGCAGCATTAACAAAGAAAGCCAGATTCAACGCAATAGCCGAATCGATAAAATTATATTTCAATGCCTGCTTAATTCCCACAGGAGTTCTATCAAATTTTCGGGTTTGTACCAAAGAAGAATGCAAATACAAATTGTGGGGCATGACTGTTGCTCCAATAATCCCAATGGCAATGTAGAGAGCGGCTTCATTTGGCATTGAAGGAATTAATCCTAAAACCACTTTATCGAGTTCAGGTTGAGCAAAAATCATTTCGAAAATGAAAGAAACACCTATTACCGCCACCAAAGCAATAATAAAAGCTTCCATTTTTCGAATTCCTCTATTGATTAGAAATAACAATAAAAAAGTATCCAAAACCGTAATAAGAACTCCTTCAATCAATGGAATACCAAAAAGCAAATTAATCCCAATAGCCATCCCTAAAACCTCAGCCAAATCACAAGCCGCAATGGCAATCTCAGCTAGAAAATATAAAATGTAATTAATAAAAGGCGAATAGGTTTCTCTGGAAGCCTGAGCCAAATCACGCTGGGTAACTATTCCCAATCGCGCACTGAGACTTTGCAATAACAAAGCCATCAAATTACTCATCAATAAAACCCAAAGTAAGGAATAACCAAACTGACTTCCTCCAGCTAAATCCGTAGCCCAGTTTCCTGGATCCATATAACCCACACTAATCAAATAGGCAGGACCAAAAAAGGCCATTATTTTTCTAAAAACAGATTTTTTATTTTGTGTCGAAACCGACTGATGTACTTCTTCAAGTGACTTTCCCATTCTATTTACTAACTAGTTAAGGCAAATGTAATTATATTTTTTTGTTATATAAAATATAATTTTTAGATTTGTCTAAAATTAAAAATAAGTCAATCTAAATTATTATTGTGAAAAAACTAATAATTGTTTTTAGTGTTCTCACCAGCACAATTTCATTTGCGCAAGCCAACCTTAAAGGGAAAATAACTTCTGATGGCGTGCCGCTTCATTATGCTAATATCCTAATGAAAAACATCAAAAAAGCAACGATTAGCAATGAAGAAGGCAATTATAGTATCTCAAAAATTCCAATTGGAGAATATGAAGTGATAGCCACTTATACTGGATTAAAAAGTCAGACTAAGAAGATTCAAATTTCAGACACTACCGAAATCTATTTGAATTTTGATTTAAAAGAAAATAACAGCCTAGACGAAGTGGTTGTTACTGGAACTTTAAAGGCAGTCAATCGCTTAGAAAGTGCTGTTCCTGTCGAAGTATACAAGCCTGTTTTTTTCAAAAAAACCCAACATCAAATATTTTTGAAGCGCTACAAAATGTAAATGGAGTACGTCCGCAACTAAACTGTAATGTATGCAACACTGGTGATATCCATATCAACGGATTAGAAGGACCTTACACCTTAGTGCTTATCGACGGAATGCCTATAGTAAGTGGACTTTCTACTGTTTATGGTTTGTCTGGAATTCCCAATTCATTATTGGAACGAATTGAAATTGTAAAAGGTCCGGCCTCTTCTCTTTACGGAAGTGAAGCAGTAGGTGGATTAATTAACATCATCACTAAAAACCCAAACAATGCCCCTGTATTTTCAGCAGACAGTTACGCTACCAATTGGGGAGAATTCAATCTTGATTTAGGTTTTAAAGCCAACATAAATAAATTCACTTCGGTTTTAACCGGAGTAAATTATTTTAATTACAGCAATCCGATTGACAACAACAAGGATAATTTTACCGATGTGACTTTGCAAGATCGAATCTCTGTTTTCCAAAAATGGAACTTTAGCCGAAAAAGCAACAAGTTGTTTTCAATTGCAGGAAGATTTTTCTACGAAGACCGTTGGGGTGGCGAGATGCAATGGAACAAACAATATCGTGGTGGCCGCGAAGTTTACGGAGAAAGCATTTACACCAAAAGATGGGAATTATTAGGAGGTTATGAACTTCCTATAAAAGAAAAAATGCTTTTCTCTTTCTCTTATACCGACCACGACCAAAATTCAGTGTATGGAAACACTCCATATTTAGCACAACAACGCATCGGTTTTGGACAATTGACTTGGGATAAAAAACTAGGCAATCACGATATGCTTTTTGGAACGGCAATTCGCTATCAATACTACAACGATAATACTCCGGCAACTGAAACAAAAGATATCAATTGGATTCCAAGTTTATTTGTTCAGGACGAAATAACCGTAGCCGAAAAACACAAATTACTTTTAGGAGCCCGTTATGATTACAACAACAACCACGGCGCTATTTTTACTCCCAGACTGGCTTACAAATGGAAAATTAACAATAACAATATTTTGCGATTCAATACCGGAACAGGATTTAGAATTGTCAATCTATTTACCGAAGAACACGCCGCACTAACCGGTTCTCGTAAAGTGATTATTGCCGAAGAACTCAAACCGGAACGTTCCTACAACGCCAATTTGAATTATTTAAAAAAAATATACACTCAAAACGGTAATTTCATCGGACTGGAAACAACGGCTTGGTATACGCATTTTTCCAACTCCATAATTCCCGATTATGACACCAACCCGAATGAGATTATCTACAAAAATCTGGATGGTTATGCCGTTACCAAAGGAATTAGTACCAACATTGACATGGTTTTCAACTCCGGTTTAAAATTGATTCTGGGAGCCACATATATGGATGTTGCCAAAACCGAAAACAGTATTAAAACCCGACAAATACTAACGGAAAAATTCACAGGAACCTGGGCAATTTCGTACCGAATCAACAAATTATATCTTGATGTAGATTATACAGGAAATCTTTATGGACCAATGCGTCTTCCTACCCTTGGCGATTTAGACCCAAGAAAGAAGTATTCCCCTACTTGGAGCATTCAAAACATCCAATTCACTTTCAACAAGTTCAAAAATATTGAGATATATGCCGGTATAAAAAACCTGCTAAACTGGACGCCTAACAAGGGAAATCCTTTTATTATTGCCCGTGCTCATGATCCTTTTGACAAAAATTTGGAATACGATACTAATGGCAATATTCAGGCTACAGCCGAAAATCCATACGCTTTAAGCTTTGATCCAAGTTATGTTTATGGACCCAATCAAGTCATCAGAAGCTTTTTTGGATTGCGCTATACTTTAAAATAATGAGAAAGCTTTTCTACATAACAGTGATTTTCTTTTGGGTAATTCCTTTTGGTTTTGCCCAACTGAAAAGCTATTCGTTTGAAGAAGTAGAAAAATTAGCAATCCAAAACCCGAAACCCATAATCGTTTACATTCATACCAATTGGTGTAAATACTGTGCTATTATGGAAAATTCAACTTTGAAAAATCAAGACATTATCCAAATGTTAAATGAGCAATTCTATTTTGTTGTTTTGAATGCAGAAAGTAAAAACGACATTACTTTCAACAATTACATCTTCAAATACAAACCAACGGGACAAAACACCGGAATTCATGAATTAGCCACAGCTTTAGCCACCGTAAACAAACAAGTTAGCTACCCTACAATTACTATTCTTGATACTAAAAAAGACATTTTGTTCCAAAAACAATCCTACTTAAAAGCGAAAGAACTGATTCGAATACTCGAAAAAACACAAGAAATAGCTATTTTTGAGAAGAATTCGTTCCCAAATCCATGAAACACTATCATTATATTTTTATCGGTTCTGGTTTAGCTGCTCTAATGACGGCTTACAAAATGCTACAATCTGGAAATTTTAAAGACAAAAACATTTTGTTAGTAGATGCGTCTTCTAAAAAAGCCAACGATAGAACCTGGTGTTTTTGGCAAAAAGAAAACACAATTTGGGAAGCTGTGATTAGTAAAAAATGGGATTCAGCTTGGTTTGCCAATGAAAATTTCAAACGCAATTTAGATATAAATCCCTATGAATATTGCAAAATCAGTGGGATTGATTTTTACAGTTTTGTTTTTGATGCTCTTTCGAAAGAAACAAACATTACCTTCTTAAACGAAAAAGTAACCAACATTAACGAATTAGACACCCATGTCTATGTTTCGACAGAAAATGCCGAGTTCACTTGTGACCAAGTTTTAAATAGTATTTGGAACAGAAATACATTAACGCAACAGTCCAAATTTCGCGTTTTACAACAACATTTTATTGGTTGGCACATACAATCATCCGAATCGGTATTTAATCCCAAAGAAGCCACTTTTATGGATTTTTCGGTTGCCCAAAAAGGAAATACCCGATTCATGTATGTACTGCCTTTTTCGGAAAAAGAAGCGTTATTGGAATATCACCTTGTTTTCGGAACATCTTTTAGATAATAAAGAATACGAAGAAGAGATTGAAAATTACATTCAAAAGTTAGGCATCAGCCACTATCAAATTATCGAAAAAGAGCAAGGCAGCATCCCGATGACTTCTTATCCTTTTTGGAAAAAAACACTAAAAGAGTACTAAACATTGGCACTGCCGGAGGATGGACGAAAGCCAGCACCGGTTATACTTTTAAAAATGCCGACAAACAATCATCCCGATTAGTGGATTTTATACAAAAGGAAAACGATTTTAGAAAATTTCATCAAAACAACCGATTTTGGTTCTATGATTTGCTTTTATTGGACATTTTGCACCGAAAAAACGAAGTAGGTTCTCTTATTTTTTCTTCCATGTTTAAAAAAGGAAATCCAGCATTAATTTTTAAATTCCTAGATGAAGATACCACCTTAATCGAAGACATCAAGGTTATTCTGAAATGCCCAAAAACACTTTTTATCAAAGCATTATTGAGGGTTGGACGTTATTTATAGTTATAAAAATGACTATCAAACTATAACAAAACTTTATAATGCAAACGATTCTGTTCTGCAGATTCTTTGTAACTTTGCAGCATTCAATTTACAAATTAAAAAAACAAACGATATGTATCCACAAGAAATGGTAATCCCAATGCAGGCTGAATTAACAGCAGCAGGATTTCAAGATTTACATAGTGCTCAGGAAGTAGACAACGCTATCAAAGCAGAAGGAACAACATTAGTAGTTGTAAACTCGGTTTGTGGTTGTGCTGCAAGAAATGCACGTCCGGGAGCAAAAATGAGTTTAGAAGGTGCTAAAAAACCAGATTATTTGATCACTGTTTTTGCAGGAGTTGATAAAGAAGCGGTTGATGCTGCAAGACAACACATGTTTCCTTTCCCTCCATCTTCACCATCTATGGCTTTGTTCAAAAACGGAGAATTAGTGCACATGCTAGAGCGTCACCACATTGAAGGTCGCCCAGCTGAAATGATTGCTGAGAACTTAATTGATGCTTACAACGAGTTCTGCTAAGCAAAACTTCTTAAAAAATATAAACCGCAGGTTCGCTAATTGTGAATTTGCGGTTTTTTGTTTTAAACCATTAAGAAATTAAGGGAATTTAGGATTTGTTTGACCGCAAAGGACGGTAAGTTTTCACGCAAAGTACGCAAAGCTTTCATAACTAAATTTAATGCCTTAATGGTTAAAATTTCTTTGTGTCTTACGTGGTTAAAAAAATTAACCGCAAAGAGCACAAAGGATACGCAAAGTACGCAAAGCTTTCTTAACTAAGCTTAATACCTTAATGGTTAGAATTTCTTTTGTGACTTATGTGGTTAAAAAAAAAACCACAACCGTAGTTGCAGCTTTCGTCTATTATTAAAAGAAAATTATCTTCTCTTCACGTAATCCAATTGTTCGTCCTGATCGATGATTTCAAATTCGGCGTCTTTTTCCCAAATTTCCATCTCACAAGGTTTACAGTTAAATTTCAGTTTGTATTCATTCTCTCCGTGTTTCAAAGTAAGCGGTTCCGCTACTTTCTCTCCCATAGTTTCACGTTGAAAACGGGCACATTTACCCAATTCGTATTTCACGCAATATTTAGTTGTCATTACACGGGCTTTTCCAGGATCCCATTGCAATTCAAAAGCCTTTTCAATCTCCGTTACTCCGTGTCTTTTATAAAAAGCTCTCGCTAATTTATTCGAAACATTAAAAGTAAAATCCAATTTTTCGGTTGGATAAGGATGATCTGTTGGTACAATTTGGAATTCTTCTCTGTGGTATTCGTTGATACGAATATCGATTAATTGTTCCAAAGCAATTCTTCGCACTTCATTAACTTTCGAAATTGGCAGGAACCAATTTTTAGTAAATTCCACGGCAATTGCATCCACAATGAAAGGCGTATTTCCTGTTTTGGCTAAGTTTTTCGAAATATTTAGAATAACCGATTCGGCACTTTTCGCTTCTTCTTTTTCAGTTTCTAAAGTCGAAATACTTTGGTGTCCGTCTTCATCAGTTACGATTAATTGGAAGCCTTCAGCTGTTTCCACAAAACGCATTTCAACGCCAATTTTACGAACCGCAGCGTTTTCTTTTTCTACAATTCGGTTGAATTCCGCATCCGAATTACGGTAAATCATCGTTCCTACAGGAATATTTTTAAACGTATTCGGAACCACAATATCATTCACGATAATGTTAATCTGAACTCCATCAGCTACACCATCGGCATTGATAAAATACAAGCCATCACCAT from Flavobacterium nitratireducens includes:
- a CDS encoding BrxA/BrxB family bacilliredoxin codes for the protein MYPQEMVIPMQAELTAAGFQDLHSAQEVDNAIKAEGTTLVVVNSVCGCAARNARPGAKMSLEGAKKPDYLITVFAGVDKEAVDAARQHMFPFPPSSPSMALFKNGELVHMLERHHIEGRPAEMIAENLIDAYNEFC
- a CDS encoding lycopene cyclase family protein yields the protein MKHYHYIFIGSGLAALMTAYKMLQSGNFKDKNILLVDASSKKANDRTWCFWQKENTIWEAVISKKWDSAWFANENFKRNLDINPYEYCKISGIDFYSFVFDALSKETNITFLNEKVTNINELDTHVYVSTENAEFTCDQVLNSIWNRNTLTQQSKFRVLQQHFIGWHIQSSESVFNPKEATFMDFSVAQKGNTRFMYVLPFSEKEALLEYHLVFGTSFR